The following proteins come from a genomic window of Lycium ferocissimum isolate CSIRO_LF1 chromosome 4, AGI_CSIRO_Lferr_CH_V1, whole genome shotgun sequence:
- the LOC132051861 gene encoding sesquiterpene synthase 12-like, with the protein MVGRQYIPTCEENMKNALVSCAYMMLSTTSLVGMEEFISRETFEWMINEPLIVRASAVISRLMDDIVGHEEEQQRGHVASIIESYMKESGVSKQEAYIEFQKEVTNAWKDK; encoded by the exons ATGGTTGGACGTCAATATATTCCAACATGTGAAGAGAATATGAAAAATGCACTTGTAAGTTGTGCCTATATGATGCTTTCAACAACTTCCTTAGTTGGTATGGAGGAATTTATAAGCAGAGAGACTTTTGAATGGATGATAAATGAACCTTTAATCGTTCGAGCTTCAGCAGTAATTAGCAGACTAATGGATGATATTGTTGGACATGAA GAGGAACAACAAAGAGGACATGTAGCTTCAATAATTGAAAGCTACATGAAAGAGAGTGGAGTTTCAAAGCAAGAGGCATACATTGAGTTTCAGAAAGAAGTCACGAATGCATGGAAAGATAAATAG